One segment of Tamandua tetradactyla isolate mTamTet1 chromosome 13, mTamTet1.pri, whole genome shotgun sequence DNA contains the following:
- the C13H10orf95 gene encoding uncharacterized protein C10orf95 homolog → MYSYSCLPPGEGLWPPLQPLTYTYLSTPLLLPPIQSHNFCSRPCGECAAPREYHLFYGPGTPLAAMQPWWAFPQAYATAPYTPFPAAGYVGPELQPLSATETVEAETWTPWPEGGSLQAELRWGYVERAVGPRLHLPDFVRRELRRAYGTFPHTDVRITYRRGQFLLQAAPRVPEPENRVERRVRRRLASGGGDSRSVHSSPAAEAAERGRGKRRKGLS, encoded by the coding sequence ATGTACTCATACAGCTGCCTGCCGCCCGGGGAAGGCCTCTGGCCTCCGCTGCAGCCCCTCACCTACACCTACCTGTCCACCCCTCTGCTGCTGCCCCCTATCCAGAGCCACAACTTCTGCAGCCGCCCCTGCGGTGAGTGCGCCGCCCCGCGAGAGTACCACCTCTTCTATGGCCCCGGCACGCCCCTGGCGGCCATGCAACCCTGGTGGGCCTTCCCTCAGGCCTACGCTACCGCCCCATACACGCCGTTCCCCGCCGCCGGCTACGTGGGGCCGGAGCTGCAACCCCTCTCGGCGACAGAGACCGTGGAGGCCGAGACCTGGACGCCGTGGCCGGAAGGCGGCAGCCTGCAAGCCGAGCTGCGCTGGGGCTACGTGGAGCGCGCGGTGGGCCCGCGCCTCCACCTGCCGGACTTCGTGCGCCGAGAGCTGCGGCGCGCGTACGGCACATTTCCGCACACCGACGTGCGCATCACCTACCGCCGCGGCCAGTTTCTGCTGCAGGCTGCGCCGCGCGTGCCCGAGCCCGAGAACCGCGTGGAAAGGCGCGTGCGGCGTCGCCTGGCCAGCGGCGGCGGCGACTCCCGCAGCGTCCACAGCAGCCCAGCCGCGGAAGCCGCGGAGCGCGGCCGCGGGAAGAGGAGGaaaggcctgagctga